From the genome of Deferribacteraceae bacterium V6Fe1:
GCAGGGGATAAAATGTACGGCTCTCTTGATAATTTCGACAGATTAATGCTTCGTTGTCAAAAAGTAATGATTAATGATACGTTTTGCTCAAGCAAATTCCTAAAAAAGTTCATAAAAACATGCAAAAGTTTTACTGAACGATAACGTTGCTTTTGTTTGATTTTTGCTCAAAATCTTAAAAAATAAAAAAAATAATTGATTTAATTTTTTATTTTGCTATAAACACCCTACTAAAATTTTCGGGGCGTGGCGCAGCTTGGTAGCGTACACCCTTGGGGTGGGTGTGGTCGCTGGTTCAAATCCAGTCGCCCCGATTATTATTACTTAATATCAATTTAATTATTATTTTTATATGTTTCAGCTCTTACAATTTTCAGACAAATCAAATCACTATTGATTAATTTAAATAAACCCTAAAAACTAAGATGTGTCAAAGCCAATTAAAAATCCCAACCTTATGGCCCATAAAATTCCCCAGTGGTGTTTATATTTCCTTTGTGAAGGCCATTTGAGCAAGAGCAAAAAATATATTTAGGATTAAATCTTGCTTTAAGAGGCGGAGGATTGTGAGATGCCTTGTAAGGAAGTTTGAGTCACTTAAGGCGATAAGATAAGTTATTATTTAGAATTAGGAGAAAAAAGACAGGCTATTAATTGGTTAGAAAATATGAAAAGAAAGTAAAATGTACTCGTGGTATAAGGGTGCAAAAAATTGGGTGACGACAACTTCTATTATCATTGACAAAAAATTGAATCAAATGTTAAAATGACATATTACTAATTGTTTTGGGGGAGTTTTGAGTAACTTTATAACTAATCAGCCGGAAAAAATTCTTAAGAGCAGGCTAAATACTCTTATAAGCGTAAGTAATGAATTAAAATTTCTTGTTGGCTTCTTTTACTTCTCTGGTGTTCAAGAGCTTTACGAATCTTTGAAAAGAAACAACAATTTTACTTTAAAAATACTTGTCGGGCTTAGCGTAGATCAACTCAATGGTCAAATATTTGAAAATACTTATGAAAATCTTACAAGTGATCATGAGATTGTGGAATTGTATCTAAAAAGTGTCAAGCAAGCCATTAATACAGATGAATTTGACAGCAAAGTGTTTAATGAACAAGTTGAGTTTTTCATCAATTTGATTATTCAAAATCGCATAATAATTAGAAAAACAAGTTTTCCAAATCATGCAAAGCTTTATTTATTTAAGCTCAACGACACACAGGTGGGCAGAAAAAATATTTTTATAACAGGAAGTAGTAACCTTACAAAAGCGGGTGTGCTATCTCAAGATGAATTTAATGTAGAAATATCTGATTATGGATTTGAGGAAGCAGAAAAATATTTTGACAATTTGTGGGAAACCAGTATCCCTTTGACGGAAGACGCCATTTTAAAAGATACTCTGATAAATATAATTTATGAATCGACTCACTTGAAAAAAGTTACCCCATTTGAAGCCTATTGTTTTACATTAAAGTCATATTTGGATGAATTTGAAAATAAAATTGACTTACCCATTGATATAATTCTTGAAAAAAGTGGCTATAAGAGTTTTTCTTACCAAATAGATGCAGTAAAACAAGCCCTATCTGTAATAGAAAAACATCGAGGCGTCATTATTGCAGATGTAGTTGGCCTTGGTAAAACAGTTATAGCAAGTGCCATAGCAAAATCATTAAATAAAAGGGGAATAGTTATTGCTCCGCCTGGACTTGTTGGTGATGAAAATAATAAATCAGGTTGGCGGAAATATTTAGAAGATTTTGAACTATATGACTGGAGTGTAAGGTCTTTAGGTAAGCTGGAAGAGACTTTGGAGTTTGTGAAAGAGAGAGGCGATATAGAAGTAGTCATTGTTGATGAGGTCCATAGGTTTAGAAATCAAGATACAAAAGATTACGATCTATTACAAAAGATATGCAGAGGCAAAATAGTAATTTTGCTAACAGCAACGCCATTTAACAACAAGCCATCGGACATATTTGCTCTGATAAAGCTTTTTATTACCCCAAAAAAATCATCCATAACAATTGAAAATAATATCGACTCTATTTTTAGGGTACTTGAAAATACTTTTAAAGATCTAACCTACATAAAAAGGTATTTTAATCATCCTGATATTAAAAAACAGGAAAATGCCTTAAAAAAATATAAAAGAATATACAATTCCGACATCATAGACTTAAACACAGTCAACAATGACATTAAAAGTATATCCAAAAATATTAAAACTATCCTTGAGCCAATAATCATCAGAAGAAATAGGATAGATTTGAAAAGAAATGAAAAATATAAAAAGGAGATAAAAACTCTTTCGGAAGTAAAAGACCCGATAGAATGGTATTTTGAATTGAATGATGAGCAAAACGATTTTTATGACAAAATCATAACAGAATACTTTGCCGACGCAGAGCTAAACGGTAAATTCAGAGGTGCAATATACAGGCCTTATGAATATGAAGAAGGTCTGATAGAGACTGAACATCTTGACGGCACAAAAATTGAGAAACTTCTTGACTTTCAACAACAGAGAAACCTTTTTGATTTTATGAGAAGACTTGTGGTAAGAAGATTTGAAAGCTCTTTTGGAGCTTTTAAAAAAACCGTAGAAAATTTTAAAAGGGTTCACGAAATAGTCTTAGAGTTTGTAAATAAAACAGGGAAATACATTCTTGATAGAGATTTAATAGAAAAAATATATGAAATGGATAGCGATGAGATTGAAGCTCATCTTGAAGAATACAAAAATAATATATTAAATGGTGTTTACCCTAAAAAACATAAAATTTATGAAGTGAGTAAGTTTAAAAATAAAAATTTCTTAAAGCATATATCAGAAGACATAATGCTTTTTGAGTCTGTCCTTGAAGATATTGAAGCACTTAAGCTTGTTCATAGTGACCCTAAAACAAAATGCATAATTGATAATATAAAGATTTCCTTGGAAAAGGAGCCAAAGAGAAAAATAATAATCTTTTCCGAGTTTGTAGATACTGTAAAATATCTTGAACCTGTTTTTTCCAATACATTTAACAACAAAGTGTTAGTAGTGGCCGGTAATATTTCTAATAATAAGATTGATGAAATTTACCAAAATTTTGACGCCAGCTATAAAACACAAAAAGATGACTATCTTATCCTTCTTTGTACTGACAAAATTTCAGAAGGTTTTAACTTAAATAGAGCCGGTATGGTCATAAATTATGACATACCTTGGAACCCGGTTAGGGTAATACAAAGGCTTGGCCGAATCAATAGGATTGGCAAAAAAGTATTTGAAAGCCTTTATATCGTAAACTTTTTCCCCACAAAAAAAGGTGGAGATATCGTTCAATCAAGAGAGATTGCGCAAAACAAAATGTTTATGATACATAATACCTTGGGAGAAGATGCCAAAATATTTGATGAAAGCGAAGAGGTATCTCCATCGATGCTTTTTGATAAAGTCATGGCAAATCCTGAAGCTATGGAAGAAGAAAGCTTTTACACAAAAGTTTATAATAAATTTTCAGAAATCAAAAAGCTTTATCCGGAAGTCGTAGAAAAAGTAAAGACTTTCCCCACAAGGGTAAAAACAGCAAAACAGTTCACGGAAGACAATTTAATAGTATTTATGCGCAAAAATGCCCTTTATGCCATGGTGTATGATTACACAAACAGCGAGTTAAAAATTACTTCGTTTGAGGATGTATTCGACAAGGTGGAAGTTGACTACGATGAAAAACGTCTTGAACTTAGTGATAAATTTTGGAATGCATATGATAGTATCAGAAATTACAAAGAGAAAAATATAATGGGCACATCTGCCCAAAGTATAGAAAAAAAAGCATATAATGTTATAAATTATGCACTTAAAACAAAAAATGAAATGTTTCGCCCCCTAAAAAAGTTTTTGAGCACACTTAAAAATGACCTTACAAACTATGGGACATTATCTGATTATACCCTTAGACGAATTGCTAATCTTGAGAATAAAAAAGATGATGTTATTGCAAATGAGCTCGAAGTTTTAAAAAATGAGCTTGGGGAAGACTATCTTTCAGAAGAATCTAAAAAATCTCACTCTTTAAAAAAAGAGATTATTATAGCAATAGAAAATATAGCTCCGCCAATTACTTAAGCTTAAGAGGTAGTTATGAATGAAAAAGAGTTGTTAAAAGAGATCATAGGAAATTTTAATATAGAAAAATGGAATGCTTTTTTTAGCAGAAAAAATAGAAAATTTAAAAAAGAAACAGACTTCCCGGAGCTTATTAATTACGGTTTTTCATCTTTTACCAATGGCTTAAAACACGGCATCATCCCCATTGAAGACGATGAGCTTTTAATCTCTTCTTTTAAAGTTACAAAAAGCCTTACCGAGCGATCAGGCAAAAAAGAGCAATATGAGCTTGCCAAAAAAATACTCAAAGAAGACTTAACATTTTTAGGCGGAATATTTATTTTCTATGATGAAAATGGTAATTTTAGATTTTCACTTATCACCAAAATATACGAAAGGACATCAAAAGGTATCAAACAAAGCTTTACCAGCTTTAAGCGATATACCTATTTTGTGTCAAAAGAGTTAACCAATAAAACATTTATCGAACAGATTTCAAGCGCCGACTTTACAAGCTTAGAAAAAATCATTTCTGCTTTCAGTGTAAAAAAAGTTACAGAAGAATTTTACAAAGAACTTTCCAATTGGTACCACTATAGTTTGGATAAAATTAAATTTCCTGCCGATTTGGAAGAGATGAAAAATGATGACAAAAGAAATGCCGTCAATCTTATAAGGCTCATTACCAGAATTATCTTCATATGGTTTTTAAAAGAAAAAGATCTCATCCCTAAAGTAATCTTTGATAAAGACTTTGTGGCAAATATATTAAAAGATTTTAACAAAGATCATAACAGCCATTATTACTACAACGCCATCCTTCAAAATCTATTTTTTGGCACACTAAACAGACCGATGAATGACAGAAAATTTGCCAAAAAAGGGGATTTTCAGGTAAATAAAAATGAATTTGATGTTAAAAACTTATATCGCAACAGTGATTTTCTTACTATAACCGAAGAAGAGTTTATAAGTCTATTCCAAAAAGTCCCTTTTTTAAATGGAGGACTTTTTGAATGCCTTGATAAAGGGAGTATTTATGTAGACGGATTTTCAAGGAGAGAAAACAAGATTGCCATTGTCCCGGACTATTTGTTCTTTTCTGACGAAATGGAAGTCGACTTAAAAAGATACGGATTTAAGCAAAAGGAAATTTTCAAAGGGCTTATAAATATCTTGCAAGAATATAACTTTACAGTCGATGAAAACTCTCCGGTAGATGAAGAGATAGCTCTTGACCCTGAGCTCTTGGGAATGGTTTTTGAAAATCTACTTGCCTCTTACAACCCTGAGACTCAAGAGACAGCTCGCAAATCTTCGGGCAGCTACTATACGCCGAGAGAAATTGTAAATTATATGGTGGATGAAAGCTTAATAGCTTTTTTGAAAAACTATATAGATGAGCTTGCTGAGGATACTATTAGAGACATTGTAAATTATAATGAAAAAAAGATACCTATTAATAATGATGTAAAAAATAAGATTGTTCGCTGCATTGCTGATTTAAAGGTGCTTGACCCAGCGTGCGGCTCAGGTGCATTTCCAATGGGGATGCTTCACAAGTTAGTTTATATTCTCCAAAAGGTAGATGCCGATAATAAAATTTGGCAAGATATTCAGATAGAAAAAGCTATACTTGAGTCTGAAAAAGTATTTGCAGATACAAAGGATAAGACGGAAAGAGAAGAAATATTAAAGCAGATAAAGAAGCATTTGATGAGAGTATCAATCACCCGGACTATGCAAGAAAGCTATTTATAATAGAAAATTGCATTTATGGTGTGGATATTCAGCCGATTGCAATACAAATAAGCAAACTCAGATTTTTTATCTCCCTTGTAATAGATCAAATAGTAGATGATGAAAAGGATAATAGAGGGATACTGTCACTGCCAAACCTTGAGACAAAATTTGTAGCTGCAAATAGCTTGATCGCTCTGCTAAAACCTATGCTTACAGTGGCTGAACTTTTATCCGAAAATTACCAAGAGATAGAAAAAATAAAAGAAAAGCTTGCTGGTTTGAGGCACAGGCACTTTTCAGTAAAAACAAGAGCTCAGAAAAAGAAACTATATGATGAATACTCTATTTTGAGGAATAGGTTAGAAAAGCTGCTTGAATCAAGTGATTTTGAGCATGAGGTGGCTCATAAGATAGCTCAATTTGATATATTTGACCAAAATAAAGTCACAGATTGGTTTGACCCAGAATGGATGTTTGGCGTTAACAGTGGCTTTGATATTGTGATTGGAAATCCGCCGTATATTCAGCTGCAAAAAAATGGTGGTGCCCTTGCAACCTTATATAAAGATAAAGGATACGAATCATTTAAAAAGACAGGCGATATTTACGTCCTTTTTTATGAAAAAGGTATAAAGCTGCTAAAAGAAGATGGTTTTTTATGCCTAATCACAAGCAACAAATGGATGCGTGCTGGTTACGGAGATAGTATAAGAAAATTTTTTACAAAATATGATCCAAAAATACTTATCGATTTAGGTCCAGGCATTTTTGAAAGCGCTACGGTGGATACAAATATTCTAATAATACAGAAGGCAAAAAATAAAAACAACTTGCATGTAGTAACATTAAAAAAAGAAAATGGCATTGATATAGCAAAGCAATTAAGAGAAAATGGCGTTATATTGACCAAACTCACCCAAGATGCCTGGTTTATTGGTAGCGATGCCGAGCAACGCCTCAAAGAAAAAATAGAA
Proteins encoded in this window:
- a CDS encoding AAA family ATPase; translation: MSNFITNQPEKILKSRLNTLISVSNELKFLVGFFYFSGVQELYESLKRNNNFTLKILVGLSVDQLNGQIFENTYENLTSDHEIVELYLKSVKQAINTDEFDSKVFNEQVEFFINLIIQNRIIIRKTSFPNHAKLYLFKLNDTQVGRKNIFITGSSNLTKAGVLSQDEFNVEISDYGFEEAEKYFDNLWETSIPLTEDAILKDTLINIIYESTHLKKVTPFEAYCFTLKSYLDEFENKIDLPIDIILEKSGYKSFSYQIDAVKQALSVIEKHRGVIIADVVGLGKTVIASAIAKSLNKRGIVIAPPGLVGDENNKSGWRKYLEDFELYDWSVRSLGKLEETLEFVKERGDIEVVIVDEVHRFRNQDTKDYDLLQKICRGKIVILLTATPFNNKPSDIFALIKLFITPKKSSITIENNIDSIFRVLENTFKDLTYIKRYFNHPDIKKQENALKKYKRIYNSDIIDLNTVNNDIKSISKNIKTILEPIIIRRNRIDLKRNEKYKKEIKTLSEVKDPIEWYFELNDEQNDFYDKIITEYFADAELNGKFRGAIYRPYEYEEGLIETEHLDGTKIEKLLDFQQQRNLFDFMRRLVVRRFESSFGAFKKTVENFKRVHEIVLEFVNKTGKYILDRDLIEKIYEMDSDEIEAHLEEYKNNILNGVYPKKHKIYEVSKFKNKNFLKHISEDIMLFESVLEDIEALKLVHSDPKTKCIIDNIKISLEKEPKRKIIIFSEFVDTVKYLEPVFSNTFNNKVLVVAGNISNNKIDEIYQNFDASYKTQKDDYLILLCTDKISEGFNLNRAGMVINYDIPWNPVRVIQRLGRINRIGKKVFESLYIVNFFPTKKGGDIVQSREIAQNKMFMIHNTLGEDAKIFDESEEVSPSMLFDKVMANPEAMEEESFYTKVYNKFSEIKKLYPEVVEKVKTFPTRVKTAKQFTEDNLIVFMRKNALYAMVYDYTNSELKITSFEDVFDKVEVDYDEKRLELSDKFWNAYDSIRNYKEKNIMGTSAQSIEKKAYNVINYALKTKNEMFRPLKKFLSTLKNDLTNYGTLSDYTLRRIANLENKKDDVIANELEVLKNELGEDYLSEESKKSHSLKKEIIIAIENIAPPIT
- a CDS encoding Eco57I restriction-modification methylase domain-containing protein, yielding MDIQPIAIQISKLRFFISLVIDQIVDDEKDNRGILSLPNLETKFVAANSLIALLKPMLTVAELLSENYQEIEKIKEKLAGLRHRHFSVKTRAQKKKLYDEYSILRNRLEKLLESSDFEHEVAHKIAQFDIFDQNKVTDWFDPEWMFGVNSGFDIVIGNPPYIQLQKNGGALATLYKDKGYESFKKTGDIYVLFYEKGIKLLKEDGFLCLITSNKWMRAGYGDSIRKFFTKYDPKILIDLGPGIFESATVDTNILIIQKAKNKNNLHVVTLKKENGIDIAKQLRENGVILTKLTQDAWFIGSDAEQRLKEKIERIGKPLKDWDVNIYYGIKTGLNEAFIITTEKRNEILANCKDEAERQRTKAIIKPILRGRDIKRYYYEWAGLWVIGTFPALRLNIDDYPVLKNYFLDHFDICQLEQSGKKYPELGFNARKKTGNKWFETQDQIAYYPEFEKEKVVYPNMTKFLPFVYDNNGYFTNQKCFILVSKSTPLKFLTGYFNSKIAGKWIRDNCPELQGGTRELSYIFFQNIPLPPITPANKPLVRRIEELVDKILAAKKEHPQANTSEWEREIDKIVYQLYKLTDEEIEIIEGGK